A stretch of DNA from Rheinheimera sp. MMS21-TC3:
AAAGTAAAAAAGCTAAATTTAATTTTTCTGTACCAAATCTCAACCGGACACCTAATATCGAGTTTCCAAGATTAACAGGTCGGGTTTTAATTGTTGATGATGTAGCTGAGTTGCGCAAACTGGCTGGGCATTGGGTGCAAGCTGTAGGCGCTAAAGTGGAATTTGCTAAAGACGGCGCAGCTGCTATTGCTAAGATAAAATTAGCCTTACAGCAAAATAACCATTATCAATTAGTTTTAATGGATTTGCATATGCCAGTTGTTGATGGCCGTGATGCAGTACTTGCTATTCGTGAGTTAGGCTACCAATGGCCTATTGTTGCTTTAACTGCGGCAACTGGCAAAGGCTTAAAACAAGAGTTAACGGGTTTAGGTTTTAATAATTTACTAGCTAAACCGATAAATAAATCCCAGTTGTATCAATTATTAGCAGCGCATTTAAGCATTGAATCTAAACCTGAACCTAAGATAAAAACAGCACAAAAGTATTTAGTGGTAGAAGATGATATAGAGGCTGCAGAATTAATGCAGCTTTTTTTACAGCATGAGGGGCTTACTGTCACGCTAACCCATACAGCTGCCGACTGTTTGCTAACCCTAGAGCAAGATCAAAGCTTTAGCACAATTGTATTAGACTTAGGCCTACCAGATAGTACTGGTTTGGCACTAGCAGCTAAGATAAAACAGCAATATCAGCACTTAAGGTTGGTAATAGTCAGTGGTTCTGAACCCAATCCTGCTGAGTTGCAAGCCTTGGGTATTACAAAAGTATTATTAAAACCCGTAACAAGACAAAACTTATCGAAACTGGTAAACCCTGACACTAAACACTAATGCAAAAAGCAGCTAAAACCTTAGCTGCTTTTTGCAGGGTAACACTTTTTGAACGCTGTTTATTCTGATTTGGTCCTATACATTTCAAACCAAGCTAGCATATATTCTACTTTATTAATCATCCGGCTTGGCTTATTTGAGATGCCATGCGGCGAGCCTGGAATACGGACTAGCGCGGTATCTATACCACGTAATTTAAGGGCTTGATAAAACTGTTCAGATTCTGAAATAGGCGTACGTCTATCTTCTTCACCTGTAATTAAGATGGTTGGTGTTTGCACATTGCCCACTAAGCTTAGTGGCGAACGCTGCCAATAATGCTCTAGGTTTTCCCAAGGGACACCAGGAAACTGGAAGTAGGTTTGGTATAAATAGCTATCACCCGTTAGCACTTTACTTAGCCAGTTAATGATAGGTTTTACCACTGCCGCTGCTTTATAGCGATTAGTTAAACCAATAGCGTAAGCACTGGCAATACCACCAGCTGAGCCGCCGCCAATAAACAAATTATCCGCGTCAATAAAACCCAATTCAATCATCGCATTTACGCCACTATCATGATCGGCATAATCTTCAGGTGAGCTATATTTATTTTGCAGTAATAAAGCAAAGCGTTCGCCGTAGGATGAACTGCCACGATGATTATCATAAAATACCACATAGCCTTCTTTGGCGTAGCGTTGCATTTCAGCACTCCATTGCGGACCATAAGCTAAATGGGGGCCGCCATGGATCTCAAGTAGTAAAGGGTACTTTTTATTAGGATCAAAATCCGGTGGCGTCATATACCAACCTTGAATCTCTTCACCATCAAAAGCGGACTTATAAATAATCTCATGGGTTTGAGCCAGTTTTTTATGGCCCAGTAAGTCTTCATTTAACGCTGTTAATACCTTAGTTTTATCTTTATTAATGATGGCAATATCAGCAGGGCGTTGACTAGTACCATGGGTATAAGCAATAACGCCATTTGTTGATAAGCTATAGTCACCACTTAAATAAGGTTGAGGCTGACTAACACCACCTAAGCTAGTTGTTAGCGTTTTTAGCTTACCTCTTAGGCTTAAATTGGCTAGTTTACGCTGGCCTCTGTCATCATATTGCACTACCAAACTGGTGTTATCTAACCAAGCAGGCTGGCTTATTGAGCGATCAAAATCAGCTGCAACCTCGGCAATAGTATTATTGCTTAGCGTAAGTACTTTCAGTTTAGCGTTACTATAAGGTACTTGTTCATTGTTTTGCCATAAAAATGCTAACTTTTTGCCATCAGGAGAAAAGGTTGCAGCGCTTTCAGTGCCTGGCATAGTAGTTAAGGCGGTAAGTTTTTCCGTTGCTAGATCTAGTTGATATAAATTAGCGTCACGGGGTTGAAATTCCCAATTAGGATCTAAATTTGCAGAAAATATTAATGATTGGCTGTCCGGGCTAAAACTAAGGTCGCTACCATAATGAAAATCACCTTGGGTAAGCTGACGTGCTGTACCACCGGTTGCAGGTAAAATAAATATTTGTCTAAATTCGGGTTTTAAAAAGCCACTACCATCAGCTTGATAGCGAGCTCTATCTAGCACTATAGGCTCAGCTGACCATTTAGCGCCTTTGGGCTTAGCAACTTTCTTAACGGCTTGCTCTACTTTAGCTTTGCTAGATAGTACGCTCATGGTAAAAGCTAGCTGCTTACCATCTGCAGACCAAGTTAAATTGCTAGGGCTGTTTGGTAGTTGCGACAATAGCGCGGTTTTATTTTCAGCTAGCCAGTGTAAATGAATTTGCCTTGACCCTGTTCGATCAGAAATAAAAGCAATACGGCTGCCATCTTTGGACCATCTAGGTTGACTATAGTTATATTGATCGGCGAACAGCGGTACTTGATGGCCCGATTTTACATCAATTAACCATAAGCTGTTATGGGTGCTGTCGGTCATAATGTCGTTACTATTACGGACATAAACAATTTGCTGACCGTTAGGAGAAATTTGAGGATCAGTTGCATATTCTAAAGCAAAGATATCTTCAGCTTCAAAATAGGGGCTACTAGCTAAGCTGCTTGTAGCCGCATGCGCAGTTAAACACAGCAAGCTCGAGGTGAGCATTAGTACTGATAAGGTGGCTAATCGCATTATATCTACCTGTTAGTTGAATAAATATTATAGTTAGTAAACTAAAGTAGCGGTTATTCTTTAGTTAAACAAACCCAACAGCGATAAAGGGACGATTATAAGCGGCTGATACCCAGCCGCTTATAAGTATCAAGTCAACTAACAACAAGGCTATATTCAGCTAATTACCTAGGCTAAGACTATCAAAGATATGTAAAAAGGTTGGGGCTTGCTGGATGGTTAAAGGTATACGTAATCTTCTTGCAATATCCTGGGCTGAAATAATGCCACGAATTTGATGGTTTTCCCGATCTACTACTAAGCAATATTGTTCACCGCTCGATTGCAGGGTATTTATAACATCAGCAATAGTACAATTTTTAAGTTGTTGATATGCTATACCTTTAATGCGATCGCGAGGTCGCATCAAATCCGTAACCTTAATATCTAGTCTATTTTGACCATTAGCAACATGGCGCATTATTGCTTGATCACTTAACAAGTCGACATCGATAAGCCCAGTCAAGATATCATTATTATCGACTACTAATTTTATTTTTGTTTGCTCTTGCTGCATAAGTGCTAAAGCATCAGCGGCAGAAGTGCTGGCTAAAATTGTATTTGGCTGGTTATGTTTAAAGTCGACTAATACATTAAGTGCTGGTGAAGTCATAGCGGTGCCAGCAAAGTCTGCAGGTTGTACTAAATGATCTATAGATTCTAACGTATATAAAGGTAATTTTTTCATTTTATATTCCTCACCAGCAGCAAAATATAAGCTGGTTATTATCACAAGTTTTTCGTATTAGGCAGTCAGAACTGCCAATGTTAATTTGTTACAAGTGAAGAATAATTGGCGGGGCACGAGCATAAGCCGAAGTATACTGCTGCTGAACCTTAGCATTAGTAAAGTTATCAGCTATTTCAATTGTATAACTTTGAATTAGTTGGCTATAAGTGTTGGTTAAAATGGGTTCATGATCAGGGCTGTTTTCTGTAATAGCCTCAACATTAAAACCATTAGGCGAAGGGTTGACGGCATAAAAAGGGTTGTCGGCTAAAGGAGATAAACGCGAATCATAAGCATGCCCAGGTTGAATGCTGCACAACAGGCTGACATATAATAATATTGCTAATAGCACAATATTGCGCATAAAACCTTAGTCTTAATCTTTACCATCAATAATATCAATATGGTAGTGTCGGTCTATTTATGCAATAGAGGCGCCTAACAACTGCGATTAATGGCCTTAATTTTAGGCTGTAATCACTGGATTGGCTTGGTAGAGGAATTTGCAATACTAGTCTCAGGGGCAATGCAATATTGATTGCCGCCATTTTTCTTGGCTAAATACAATTGTTCATCTGCCCGTTGAATAAGGTTTACTTTATAATCGGTTGTTGCAGCTACACCAATACTAATGGTGATTTTACCTAAGGGGCTAGTAGGATGGTCTATGGCTAAATCACGAATGCCAATAAGCATTTGTTCAGCTAAGTGTGTTGCACCACGAGTATCTGTATTAGGTAAAACACAAATAAATTCTTCGCCACCATATCTAGCCACTAAATCTGCAGGCCGTTTAGAGGTTTGCTTTAGGCGTTGGGCGACTAACTTTAACGCATCATCGCCAGCTAAATGGCCTAAATGGTCATTATATTTTTTAAAATGGTCAATATCGATAATCAAAATAGCTATAGGTTGCTGTAACCGTTTACATACTGCTAGTTGGCTATGTAAATGTTGGTCAAAAAAACGTCGGTTATAAACACCAGTTAAGCCATCTTTCTCTGGCATAACAACATCCATTAGCACTAAGTCAGGCATACTCTTTTTACAAACTTTAATAGCTTCAGCGCCAGTGGTTGCCATTAATATTTGAAATTGATCACCTAAAATTTGATATATAACTTGAATATTAATAGGCTGATCGTCAACCACTAAAATAGTGGCATCATCTAAAGTTTGCAGATATGACAGGTTTAATTCACTGATCATTAATACGCCTATCTAAAATTTGTTTTAACTTTACTAGCAACTTTTCTGCTGCAACAAATGCTAATGAGGCCATCTCTTCTGCCAGTTTTTGGGTTATCTCTGAATCCAACTGTTGCAGTGATGGCTGGAGTGTATTAAACAACGCTAGTGCTGCCATATTGGCTGAATTTAGCTGTGACTGCAATAAGTTGATACTATCAGCTAGTTCTGTCAAATTAAAGTTAGCTGCTTTTTCTGTTGGCGAAGGCGTTAATAATAGCAAGATTTTTCTGCTTTGTTCTTCTGCTAGGTTTAACTGTTGAGACACAGTGGCTAATTGTTCTTGAGTAATTAAAGCAGCGCTTTGACTAAGTTGTTGCTCTAAAGAGCTGGCTGTTTGTGCAAGCTGATTAAAACCTAACATTGCAGCTGTACTTTTTAAGCTATGAAATAACAGTTTTTGAGCAGCAAGGTCTGGTTGTTCATTAGCAAGTTGTAGCAAGTAGTGGCCAAGATCGAGCTTAAATTGTTGCAACACTTTAGTATAAAGCTCAATTGAATTTCCTAATCCTTGTAAGGCTTGATCAAAGTCGATGCTTTGCTCTGTTGAGTACTGTTGCACATTGGTTAAAGCTGTCGTAATGGGTGTTTCTGCAATTAAATTAGTTTTATCTAACCTGATATTTTCAAGATTATTACTGTGCTGGAGTATTTTATTAGTTAGTTCGGTTAAATCAAATGGTTTAGCAACATGATCTTGCATCCCCGCATCTAAACAAGCTTTTACGTCAGAGGGCATGGCATTAGCGGTCATGGCAATAATAGGTATATTGGTAAGTTTAAGCTGATGGCGAATTTGATAGGTTGTTTGATAGCCATCCATTTCTGACATAATAATTCGCGCTTGCTTATTATCATCGACAACTAAAACGTTAAGATTTTTGGGTAAACTTAAAGCTTCGGCTGGACTTTGCACATTAGCCACTTGCAAGTCTAAGGTTAAAATAAATTCACTGCCCACATTAGGTGTGCTACTGACACTTATGCTGCCCTGCATTAAATCGGCAAGTCGTTTACTAATGGCAAGCCCTAGGCCAGAGCCGCCAAAACGGCGACTAATAGACGACTCTGCCTGCTGGAAGCCACTGAAAAGTAAGTTTATTTGTTCTGCTGTCATGCCAATGCCGGTATCTTTAATACTAAAGCTAAGCCGTACAGTATTGGCTGTATTAACTAAGGCTTTAATACTGATAATAACTTCGCCCACAGCGGTAAATTTAATAGCATTACCAGCTAAGTTAATTAATATCTGTTTTAATCTTAGGGCGTCACCTACTAACATATCGGGAATGTCGGTAGCCAAATCGTATAAGATTTCTAAATTTTTATCAGCAGCGTTAGCAGTTAAAATAACAGCTAGTTCGTGCATTACTGTCGACAGACTAAAAGTATGCAGTTCTAGCTCTAACTTACCCGCTTCTACTTTAGAAAAATCAAGAATATCATTTAAAATAGTGA
This window harbors:
- a CDS encoding S9 family peptidase; the encoded protein is MRLATLSVLMLTSSLLCLTAHAATSSLASSPYFEAEDIFALEYATDPQISPNGQQIVYVRNSNDIMTDSTHNSLWLIDVKSGHQVPLFADQYNYSQPRWSKDGSRIAFISDRTGSRQIHLHWLAENKTALLSQLPNSPSNLTWSADGKQLAFTMSVLSSKAKVEQAVKKVAKPKGAKWSAEPIVLDRARYQADGSGFLKPEFRQIFILPATGGTARQLTQGDFHYGSDLSFSPDSQSLIFSANLDPNWEFQPRDANLYQLDLATEKLTALTTMPGTESAATFSPDGKKLAFLWQNNEQVPYSNAKLKVLTLSNNTIAEVAADFDRSISQPAWLDNTSLVVQYDDRGQRKLANLSLRGKLKTLTTSLGGVSQPQPYLSGDYSLSTNGVIAYTHGTSQRPADIAIINKDKTKVLTALNEDLLGHKKLAQTHEIIYKSAFDGEEIQGWYMTPPDFDPNKKYPLLLEIHGGPHLAYGPQWSAEMQRYAKEGYVVFYDNHRGSSSYGERFALLLQNKYSSPEDYADHDSGVNAMIELGFIDADNLFIGGGSAGGIASAYAIGLTNRYKAAAVVKPIINWLSKVLTGDSYLYQTYFQFPGVPWENLEHYWQRSPLSLVGNVQTPTILITGEEDRRTPISESEQFYQALKLRGIDTALVRIPGSPHGISNKPSRMINKVEYMLAWFEMYRTKSE
- a CDS encoding CBS domain-containing protein codes for the protein MKKLPLYTLESIDHLVQPADFAGTAMTSPALNVLVDFKHNQPNTILASTSAADALALMQQEQTKIKLVVDNNDILTGLIDVDLLSDQAIMRHVANGQNRLDIKVTDLMRPRDRIKGIAYQQLKNCTIADVINTLQSSGEQYCLVVDRENHQIRGIISAQDIARRLRIPLTIQQAPTFLHIFDSLSLGN
- a CDS encoding diguanylate cyclase, with translation MISELNLSYLQTLDDATILVVDDQPINIQVIYQILGDQFQILMATTGAEAIKVCKKSMPDLVLMDVVMPEKDGLTGVYNRRFFDQHLHSQLAVCKRLQQPIAILIIDIDHFKKYNDHLGHLAGDDALKLVAQRLKQTSKRPADLVARYGGEEFICVLPNTDTRGATHLAEQMLIGIRDLAIDHPTSPLGKITISIGVAATTDYKVNLIQRADEQLYLAKKNGGNQYCIAPETSIANSSTKPIQ
- a CDS encoding ATP-binding protein; translation: MHELAVILTANAADKNLEILYDLATDIPDMLVGDALRLKQILINLAGNAIKFTAVGEVIISIKALVNTANTVRLSFSIKDTGIGMTAEQINLLFSGFQQAESSISRRFGGSGLGLAISKRLADLMQGSISVSSTPNVGSEFILTLDLQVANVQSPAEALSLPKNLNVLVVDDNKQARIIMSEMDGYQTTYQIRHQLKLTNIPIIAMTANAMPSDVKACLDAGMQDHVAKPFDLTELTNKILQHSNNLENIRLDKTNLIAETPITTALTNVQQYSTEQSIDFDQALQGLGNSIELYTKVLQQFKLDLGHYLLQLANEQPDLAAQKLLFHSLKSTAAMLGFNQLAQTASSLEQQLSQSAALITQEQLATVSQQLNLAEEQSRKILLLLTPSPTEKAANFNLTELADSINLLQSQLNSANMAALALFNTLQPSLQQLDSEITQKLAEEMASLAFVAAEKLLVKLKQILDRRINDQ